Proteins found in one Coffea eugenioides isolate CCC68of chromosome 5, Ceug_1.0, whole genome shotgun sequence genomic segment:
- the LOC113770922 gene encoding acidic endochitinase-like — MAPCFRALVIAITSLLMISSVIRSSDAAGIATYWGQNTDEGSLEDACRRGTYDYVNLAFLINYGNGQTPELNLAGHCERSACSSLSSEIKACQKRGIQVLLSLGGAPNLSSRDDAKEVASYLYNNFLGGESQNRPLGDAVLDGIDFHIQGGSRDFLDDLAKALSEYRTTERRVHLSAAPQCFYPDYYLDAAIRTGLFDYVWVQFYNNPPCQYSMGNANNLINSWSSHWASHPGVNKLFLGLPASPEAAPSGGYIPHRILIREVLPQIQDYPNYGGVMLWNVYYDENYSQAIRPYVNPETLTFDRRSTIKYPRKSMIKSFVDE, encoded by the coding sequence ATGGCTCCCTGTTTTAGAGCACTAGTCATAGCAATAACATCGCTGTTGATGATATCTTCAGTGATCAGGTCTTCCGATGCTGCTGGAATTGCCACCTACTGGGGCCAAAACACTGACGAAGGAAGCCTGGAAGACGCATGCCGGAGAGGTACCTATGACTACGTGAATCTTGCCTTTCTGATAAATTATGGCAATGGCCAGACACCAGAATTGAACTTAGCTGGGCATTGTGAGCGAAGCGCTTGCTCCTCGCTTAGTTCTGAGATAAAAGCTTGCCAGAAACGAGGCATCCAAGTGCTTCTTTCTCTCGGTGGAGCTCCAAACCTTTCTTCACGCGATGATGCTAAGGAAGTCGCGTCCTATCTCTATAATAATTTCCTTGGCGGTGAATCACAAAATCGTCCATTAGGCGATGCTGTCTTAGACGGTATAGACTTTCATATCCAAGGTGGAAGTAGGGATTTCTTGGATGATCTCGCCAAGGCGCTCTCAGAATATAGAACAACAGAGAGAAGGGTGCACTTATCTGCAGCACCACAATGTTTCTATCCTGACTATTATCTTGACGCTGCCATCAGAACTGGCCTCTTTGATTATGTGTGGGTGCAATTTTACAACAATCCGCCTTGTCAGTATAGTATGGGCAATGCCAACAACCTCATCAACAGTTGGAGCTCTCATTGGGCTTCACATCCAGGAGTTAACAAACTATTCCTGGGATTACCTGCATCCCCTGAAGCCGCTCCTTCTGGCGGTTACATTCCACATCGGATTCTTATTCGTGAAGTTCTTCCCCAAATCCAGGACTATCCCAACTATGGAGGCGTCATGCTTTGGAACGTATACTATGACGAGAATTATAGTCAGGCAATCAGGCCTTATGTTAACCCTGAAACTCTGACTTTTGATCGCAGGTCCACGATTAAGTACCCAAGAAAGTCCATGATAAAGTCTTTTGTGGATGAGTAA
- the LOC113770567 gene encoding acidic endochitinase-like: protein MARCFRSLLIAITSLWMLSSLIRSSDAAGIATYWGQHTDEGSLEDACRRNTYDYVNLAFLINFGGGQTPELNLAGHCEPSDCSSLSSEIKACQSRGTQVLLSLGGAPNLSSADDAKEVASYLYNNFLGGKSENRPLGDAVLDGIDFHIQAGKRDFLDDLAKALSEYSTSERRVHLSAAPQCFYPDYYLDAAIRTGLFDYVWVQFYNNPPCQYSMGNANNLFYSWSSHWASYPGVNKLFLGLPASPEAAPSGGYIPPRVLIREILPYVRGYPNYGGVMLWNAFYDENYSQAIRPYINPETLACDRKSMLKSPSNCDIKIKSYVTK from the coding sequence ATGGCTCGCTGTTTTAGATCACTACTCATAGCAATAACATCCCTGTGGATGTTATCTTCACTGATCAGGTCTTCCGATGCTGCTGGAATTGCCACCTACTGGGGCCAACACACCGACGAAGGAAGCCTGGAAGACGCATGCCGGAGAAATACCTACGACTACGTGAATCTTGCCTTTCTGATTAATTTTGGCGGTGGCCAGACACCAGAATTGAACTTAGCTGGGCATTGTGAGCCAAGCGATTGCTCCTCGCTTAGTTCTGAGATAAAAGCTTGCCAGAGCCGAGGCACCCAAGTGCTTCTTTCTCTCGGTGGAGCTCCAAACCTCTCTTCCGCCGATGATGCCAAGGAAGTCGCGTCCTATCTCTATAATAATTTCCTTGGCGGTAAATCAGAAAATCGTCCATTAGGCGACGCTGTCTTAGACGGTATAGACTTTCATATCCAAGCTGGAAAGAGGGATTTCTTGGATGATCTCGCCAAGGCGCTCTCAGAATATAGCACATCGGAGAGAAGGGTGCACTTATCTGCAGCACCACAATGTTTCTATCCTGACTATTATCTCGACGCTGCTATCAGAACTGGCCTCTTTGATTATGTGTGGGTGCAATTTTACAACAATCCGCCTTGTCAGTATAGTATGGGCAATGCCAACAACCTCTTCTACAGTTGGAGTTCTCATTGGGCATCATACCCAGGAGTTAATAAACTATTCCTGGGATTACCTGCATCCCCTGAAGCCGCTCCTAGTGGCGGTTACATTCCACCTCGGGTGCTTAttcgcgaaattcttccctatGTCCGGGGCTATCCCAACTATGGAGGCGTCATGCTTTGGAACGCATTCTATGACGAGAATTACAGTCAGGCAATCAGGCCTTATATTAACCCTGAAACGCTGGCTTGCGATCGCAAGTCCATGCTAAAGTCCCCAAGCAATTGCGACATAAAGATAAAGTCTTATGTGACTAAATAA